ACCACTTCGGCGACCGCGCGCCCCGGATCGGGTTGATGGGGCCGACCGAGGTGCACTCCTTCGGCGACACCCTCGGTGACGTCGCGCGCAACGTCGGCTCGCTGAACGCGAAGATCTGGCCGTACTCGCCGGTGATCGGGTTCGCCAAGGCGTTGCAGCTCATGAAGGATCTTGAGCTGGAGGTCATCTGCTGCACGCCGGGCGTGGCCATGATGCTCGCCAAGGCGGCCGAACACTACGGCTACCGGCTGCGCGAGGACTTCGCCGTCAAGCTGCTCTTCGTCACCGGCGAGATGTGCACCCCGGCGCTGGCCCGCAACCTGGAGTCCGTCTGGGGCGCGGACGTCTACAACATCCTGTACGGCTCGCAGGAGGCGTTCGTCATCGCCACCGCCTGCCGCAACAAGCGGATGCACCTCTCCCAGACCAACTACCTCATCGAGGTGGTGGACCCGGAGACCGGCGTGTCGCACGGCTCGCGCGGCACCGGGGAACTCACCGTCACCATGCTGATCGACGGGGTGAAGCCGCTGGTCCGTTACCGCACGGGCGACGCGGTGATCATCGAGTCGTCGGACTGCGACTGCGAGATGGCCGGCGACCTGGTGCAGATCGTGGGCCGCACCCTGGACCGGATCGAGCTGGGCGGTCGACGTTTCACCGCCGGGCAGATCGAGATGGCCGTCCTGACCGGGGTCGTCGGCTCGGGCGGATACCAGGTGGTGATCGACCACGACCCGAGCGGCGGCGACCGGCTGACGGTCCGCCTGGAACTGCTCAAGGACCTCGTCGACGACCCCGGCGGGATCGCCGACGGCGTCCGGCAGCGGGCCGCCGCCGCGCTCGGCGTACCGGTCGAGGTGGAGCTGACCGACGG
This portion of the Micromonospora zamorensis genome encodes:
- a CDS encoding phenylacetate--CoA ligase family protein, producing MWLPTTGPAADFAADYLALHQAFYDRTLDAADLEAWRARQLRTVLDQVSTGSPFYARHLADVDLATITPATLDRLPFTTKTHLRQEMLDVLSRPLSEGVFFYETTGTTGRATPCPRDGREVVASNAHVTESWASIFRHHFGDRAPRIGLMGPTEVHSFGDTLGDVARNVGSLNAKIWPYSPVIGFAKALQLMKDLELEVICCTPGVAMMLAKAAEHYGYRLREDFAVKLLFVTGEMCTPALARNLESVWGADVYNILYGSQEAFVIATACRNKRMHLSQTNYLIEVVDPETGVSHGSRGTGELTVTMLIDGVKPLVRYRTGDAVIIESSDCDCEMAGDLVQIVGRTLDRIELGGRRFTAGQIEMAVLTGVVGSGGYQVVIDHDPSGGDRLTVRLELLKDLVDDPGGIADGVRQRAAAALGVPVEVELTDGLDPITSTGAFVSWKAARIVDRRVEVDHETRVAQRMAGNRGYTT